The Desulfitobacterium chlororespirans DSM 11544 genome includes a region encoding these proteins:
- the yihA gene encoding ribosome biogenesis GTP-binding protein YihA/YsxC: protein MITIRKAEFVTSAVNIKGYPELTGPEIALAGRSNVGKSSLINKFINRRNLARTGNTPGKTQMLNFYRINDQWSFVDLPGYGYAKVSKEIKANWGKMMEEYFSQRENLRAVIQVVDIRHVPSVEDQEMHAFLRNRGIPVLVVATKADKISKGQWGKHLSQIAKALHIPDWHIIITYSAETGLGVPELHEAVEEILSMDNGTEECDEAEDQQ, encoded by the coding sequence GTGATTACGATTCGGAAGGCAGAATTTGTGACGTCTGCTGTGAATATTAAAGGGTACCCGGAGTTAACCGGACCTGAAATTGCGTTGGCGGGCCGTTCTAATGTGGGAAAATCTTCATTGATTAATAAATTTATCAACAGAAGGAATCTTGCCCGTACAGGGAATACCCCGGGCAAGACCCAAATGCTTAATTTTTACCGCATCAATGATCAGTGGTCTTTTGTGGATTTGCCGGGGTACGGGTATGCTAAGGTCTCCAAAGAGATTAAAGCCAATTGGGGCAAGATGATGGAGGAGTATTTCTCCCAACGGGAAAATCTGCGGGCAGTGATTCAAGTGGTGGATATCCGCCATGTGCCCAGCGTTGAGGATCAGGAAATGCATGCCTTTTTACGGAATCGGGGTATTCCGGTTCTAGTGGTGGCCACCAAAGCGGACAAAATTTCCAAAGGACAATGGGGAAAGCATTTAAGTCAAATAGCTAAAGCCTTGCATATTCCTGATTGGCATATCATTATTACCTATTCTGCCGAGACAGGACTGGGAGTGCCTGAACTCCACGAAGCTGTCGAAGAAATCCTGTCTATGGATAATGGCACAGAAGAGTGTGACGAGGCGGAAGACCAGCAATAA